The genomic interval ATCTGGTCGATAACAGCCCCCTGCGTGGCCAAATTCTTGATCCAGCCGGACGACCACTCAAAGGAGTTCAACTCAGTCTGAACGAGGTCTACGACATTCCAGCCGACACGTCACTGGTCACCTGGTGGGCCACGGCGGAATACTACGAACTTCCCTTCGTCAAGATTCATCCCCGCCGCCCGCGGTCCGCACCGGCACGCCTTCTCGGAATGCAAGCCCCAGTGACTTCCGACGCGAATGGATGCATCGAGCTCCACGGCCTCGGCGCGAACCGTGGTGTCGTCCTGACACTAAGGGGCGAGAACATCGCAATCCACAATTTCGTCGCCCTGTCGCGGGACTTGAAACAGGAAGAACAGACCAACCTATCAAGTCGAATGCACATCCCGACCTATGGACAGGACTTCACACTGACTACCGCTCCCAGTCGTTCGATCGACGGCGTGATCGTGGATTCACGCACTGGTGAACCACTGTCTGGAGTCCAGGTGGACTACCACATTCCCGGCAATCCGATTGCGAATCGCGCCCGGTTGGCTCCCACCGTCACCTCCGACAGAATGGGACATTTTCGACTGACGGGCATTCCGAGGTTACCCGAGGCACTGCTGTGCCTGAGGCCTAATCACGAACGTCCCTACCTGCCTCGGCGAATTCCCGTCACCGATTTCGATGAGCGGAAGTCGACCGCAATGTCGATCGAACTGCATCAAGGAATCTGGATCAGCGGCCGCGTTGTCGACAAAGTGACACGCGAACCTGTGTCGGGCGTCAGCATGCATTATCTCCCCTACGAAGACAACACGTTCGCGATCCCCCTGCCAGAATTTGCCGGAGATGATCCACCAGATTTGATCCTCGAACAATACCTCACTGATTTCGACGGCCGTTATCGCCTTGTCGGGCTGCCCGGTCCCGCCGTGATTGGCGCGAACAAGGATCGCGCGAACTATATCCCGGGAACCGGATTCCAAGCCCTTCGTCAAGAAGAGAGACACTTGCAGCATCTACTGAAGACCTGGCCAAACCCCAAACGTCCGTCGCGCGACTGGCCCCTATCGCTGCACGAAATCAATCCGACTCTGGCGCAGCCGAATGTGGAAGCGAATCTCGAACTCGATCCCGGACTGCACCTGACACTACGAATCGTCGACGAAGCCGGATCACTCGTCGAAGGTGCAACCTTCTTCGGACTCGACAAAACGCTCACCATCAAAGGAAATGCCGTCCGCACCATCGAGCACATGCCTCGTGGAACCATATTGGACCTGCTCGTTCAGCACCACGAACGCAGCATCGGAGCGACCATTCAGATTGAACCGCGAGAAACTCTCAACGAAGCGACGATTCGCCTCTTGCCGCTTGCGACGGTGACGGGACGATTGCTCCATGCGGATCGCCCAATGCCCGATTTGACAATCCGAGTGTTTCGCAAATCGAAAGACTTGAATGAACGGTGGCTACCAACAACGTTCATCACGGATCGGGATGGACGCTTCCGGTGTGAGCTGGTCCCTGGCGGCAATTATCATCTTGTCGCAGAAGGTCCGGGCATCATCGGGAATTTTGCCAGAATCACGAAGGACGTCGTCACGGCCGACGAGCCGCTGGATCTTGGCGATTTGAAATTGGGGCTCTACGGGACGTTCGAATCGGTCGCGAGCGCAACCATCGAGGGCGACGCACCACAACCCGCGATTCCTACGTATGACTTCGAGGGACAAGTCATCGGCCCGTACGGGCACCCCGTTCATCACGCGCGAATCTTCATCGGTTCCACTCGACTTTTTTCCCGCGACACCGATCAACTGGATCTCCATGCCATCACCGATAAGGATGGCTGCTTCCAATTCTCACTGCCTGCCTCGGACAACGGTCGTTCGTACGAAACCGCGGAATTGATCGCAGCCGCCAAAGAGTTCGGATTCGTCACCGTTCCCGCGATCGCCTGCGAAACCACAGGCAAATTAAGAGAAAAACTTCCCGAGACCGCCCGAGCGACACTGGAAAAGCGATTCCCGAAAACGCCACGAGTTCTCTACCTCCGCGCCAACGAACGGCCACTGAATCGGTCCTTCATGAAAAAGGAACAGTTCGATCTCGAACCCTGATCGACACTCCAGCATCAATCACCGATGACCGTGTCTGAGAGTATTTCCTCGTTTCCAACCTCTCGCGTGGAAACGAGGAAACGGCACACAAATCTGAAGCGTTCGCACCTCTGCTTCTCCGTGCCTCCCTCACACCGCTTCGCCCACCTCCATCAAGACGCCCCGTCGGCCCCCAATAAAACCACAGCGAGTCTTCCAAACGATTGGAACATTGGCCGTGACGCGCTCCGCAGAGATCGTATGATGGCGAGAACGCGGTCAACAGACGCGCCCATAAACGTCGTCAGCGTCGGAAAGGAGCTTGATTATGACATTCGACAAAGCCCGCAACTCCGGAATGGCTGCGAGCAGAGTTCGCGTCGCTGCTCGCAGTTCGCCCAAGCTTCCTCTGGCAAGATCCGCATCCTTCAAAGGACAAGCAGAATCCATATTGCTCAAGATGCTCAATCAAGGCGATCAAACTGCGAAAGCAATGAACACACCTAAGTCATTGCCAAATCAGATGATCGGGAACAAGCCGATCAAACGGATCATGAAGATCAAATTTTCTGGCCCTTCGGACCTTGATGTCATCGTTCACAATGGGGGATTGACGCAATTTCATCGCTGAAAACGCGAGACGCCGCGGGAGACATTCGCGACCAAGCAACACGCCGCTGGTGAAAATGGGGCTGCCCCCCCCCAAATCTGGCCCGTGAACGGTGACGACCTTCACGGATCGATTCTGACCTGATGGAAGTCGCCGCGAGACAGTTGATGGATGGGGGCGATGGCCTATACTCGTGAGCGGCCTTAAGATTCGCGCTTGCGTGTCCGCCGATTCATCCCCACTGCCTTAGTTGTTGATCCGCCTATGCCTGCCTCTGACATTGTGATTCGTGGTGCGCGCGAGCACAATCTGCAAGACGTCAGCTTAACGTTGCCTCGGAATCAACTGATCGTCATGACGGGCGTCAGCGGTTCGGGCAAAAGTTCGCTCGCCTTCGACACGTTGTACGCCGAAGGACAACGGCGCTATGTCGAATCATTGTCGTCCTACGCTCGACAGTTTCTCGGGCAGATGCCGAAACCGGATGTCGATTCGATCACAGGTCTGGCCCCCTCAATCTCCATTCAGCAGAAGGCGAGCGGTCGCAATCCCCGCAGCACCGTCGGCACGATCACCGAGATCTACGACTATCTTCGCGTTTTGTTCGCCCGCGTGTCCACCCCCGCCTGTTACCAGTGCGGTCGCCCCATCACCGCCCAAACACAAGAACAGATTCTCGATCGCGTGCTCAGACTGCCCGAAGGGACCAAATATTCCGTCCTTGCGCCGCTTATTACCCGCCAGAAAGGGGAATTCAAAGACCTGTTCGTCGATCTACTCAAGCGAGGTTTTCTGCGGGCCCGCGTCGACGGCAAATTGGTCCAACTGACAGACGACCTGCAGCTCGATAAGCAGATGAAGCACACGATCGATGTCGTCGTCGATCGACTGGTCGCCGGCAAGTCACCACGATCGCGCGTCGCCGAAGCCATCGAAGCGGCATTGAACCTCGCCGAACGCAAACTGGTCATCGCTCGAGAACCCAACTCAGACTCTCCCATTCCGCTTGATGAGTCACACGAAACACAACCAACAGGCAAGCCGACAAAAGCGTCCAAGAAACGAAACTCGAAAGCCGCGTCCGCACGATCCACCGACCTGATTGTTTCGGACGACGATGGCCCCCCCGACGACGTTCCAACCACGCTCGATGAACTCTACTCCTGTGACTATGCCTGCATGCACTGTGGCATCAGTTATGATCAACCGTCGCCACAACTGTTCAGCTTCAACAGCCCGCAAGGAATGTGTCCCGATTGCCAGGGGCTGGGCATTCGTTACGACTTCGCGATGGATCGTCTGGTCCCCGACGATACGCTCACGATTCAAAAAGGCGCTCTGGTCGTTCTGGGCAAACTGAGTTCCGTCGGCAAATGGCGAAAACATATCCTGAAAGGCGTCGCTCGCGCCATCGAAGTCGATCTGGGGCTCGCGGAGGATTCGTTCTTCAAGACCAAATGGAAAGACCTGCCGCTCGAAGGCAAAAAGCTATTCCTATACGGACTCGGTTCGCGCAATATCACCTTCGCCTACCGCTCGGGCAACAACGTCTGGAAACGGGGAGGCACCTACGCGGGCTTTATTCCCGAACTCCTCGACGAGTATCGCAAGACGCGGAACCCGATGCGGCGGGTGCAGCTTGAAAAGTACATGCACGAGACAGGCTGCGCCAGTTGTGCCGGAACCAGACTGAACCATCAGGCCCGCAGCTATCGCATCACTTCCCATAGCGCGGCGACGGCGCGAGACGAACGCAGGGGATTGAATGCCAAGCAACGGTCGCAATCCGAAGGGGTCGACCAGCAGACGACGATCGACAGCGGTTCGGGCAGCGACGCGGGAAGTTCATCTGCCCCATTGGCGCTCTCACTGCCTGAAGTCTGCTCGTTGAGCACTCTTGCGGCCTGGGACTTTTTCGGAAATCTCGAACTGACGGACACGGGGCGGCATATCGCCACCGAAGCACTCAAAGAGATTCGTGGTCGACTCGGATTCCTGTTGCGCTGCGGCCTCGATTATCTCACACTTGATCGCACGGCACCCACGTTGTCGGGTGGCGAAACTCAGCGAATTCGCCTCGCAGGTCAGATCGGCTGCGGATTGGTGGGCGTGGTTTATATCCTCGACGAGCCGTCGATCGGCCTGCATCCCCGCGACAACGTGATGTTGCTGGACAGCCTGAAAGACCTGCGCGATCAGGGTAACACCGTCATCGTGGTCGAACATGACGATGAAACCATGAAAGCGGCCGACTTCATGGTCGACTTTGGCCCCGGCCCTGGGGTCCGCGGGGGCGAAATCGTCGCTCAGGGATCTGTCGAGGACGTCAAACGATCGGCACGCAGCCTGACTGGCGCGTTCCTCAGCGGTCGTCGCGCCATCGAAATTCCCAAAATTCGTCGGCCTGGAAACGGGCAGACGATCGAGATCCAAGGCGCGACCCATCACAACCTGCGTGATGTCACCGTTCATTTTCCACTGGGAAAATTCATCTGCGTGACCGGGGTCAGCGGTTCTGGAAAAAGCTCGCTGGTCAACGACATCCTCTGGGAAGTTCTGAACCGCGACGTCAACAAGGGCGCGGGCAAACCCGGCGCCCATCGCGCCTTCTCGGGACTGGACCAGATCGACAAGGCGATCGACATCGACCAGACGCCGATTGGCCGCACCCCGCGTTCGAACCCCGCGACCTATACGAAACTGTTCGACCTTATTCGTGAACTCTACACGTTATTGCCGGAATCAAAGCTGCGCGGGTTCAAGCCCGGCCGTTTCTCGTTCAACGTCCCTGGAGGCCGCTGTGAGGCGTGCGAAGGAAACGGCGCGAACAAGCTCGAAATGGATTTCCTGGCCGACATTTGGGTGACCTGCCCAGTCTGTCAGGGTAAGCGGTTTAACAAAGAAACTCTGGAAGTCCATTTCAAAGGAAAAAGCATCAACGATGTCCTGAACATGGACATCCAGCAGGCACTTGAGCATTTCACAAATCACCCCAAGTTGATGAAATCGATCCAGACGCTGCACGATGTCGGCATGGACTACATCAAGCTCGGCCAGCCCTCGCCGACACTCTCCGGCGGCGAGGCGCAGCGCGTGAAACTTGCGAAAGAACTGAGCAAACGTTCGACGGGCAAGACGGTTTACATTCTGGATGAACCAACCACCGGCCTGCATTTTGTCGATATCGAGCATCTACTGCGTGTGCTCCACGGATTTGTCGACGCGGGAAACACGGTCGTCGTCGTCGAACATAACCTCGACGTCATCAAGACCGCCGACTGGGTGATTGACCTGGGACCCGAAGGTGGATCGGGCGGCGGCCGGATTCTGATCGAGGGCACTCCCGAAGACGTCGCCGCGTGCGAGGAATCACACACCGGCCGCGCCCTGCGCACGATTCCCGGCTTCGAATCGATCACGACCGTCGCCAAACCGCGCACAGGTAAGAAAGGGAAGGGGACCAAGAAGTCGGCGAATGGATCGCCCGCTCCCGCCACCGTCGCCGAATCGGTGCCTCGCTGGCAAACGTCCGTTGCTCTTAAGGACTCGGCCGTCGGTGCCGAGACCTCCATCGTCGTCCGCGGCGCATCACAACATAATCTTCAGCAACTTGATCTCACCATCCCGCGCGACAAGATGAGTGTCTTCTGCGGGCCCAGCGGTTCGGGAAAGAGTTCGCTGGCCATGGACACGCTTTACGCCGAAGGACAGCGGCGTTACGTCGAATCGCTGTCGGCCTATGCGCGACAGTTCCTGGGGCAGATGCCAAAACCCCGCGTGGAACATATTCACGGACTGCAGCCGTCGATCGCGATTGAACAAAAGACGATGGGTAGCACCCCGCGTTCGACGGTCGGAACCGTCACCGAAATTTACGATTATTTGCGGATTCTGTTCGCCCGCCTGGGAACGCAATACTGCCCGGATTGTGGAATCGCCGTGCAGTCTCAGACGATCGACGACGTCATCGACCGCCTGATGCGACTTACGCAAGACGGCGAAGTCTCCGATCAACGTGATTCCAAGGACGCGGACCAACCCGTTCGTCTGCTCATTCTGGCACCGCAAGAGGTCGCCGTCGGCCAGCAGTATTCGAAACTCTGGGAACGCCTGACCGACCAGGGTTATCGTCGTGTTCGAATCGACGGGGTCATCTACACGCTGGAAGATGCCCCAGACATTGATCGCAAGCGAAAGCACATCGTCGAAATTGTCGTCGACCGCGTGACCGTGAACCGGAGCGGCCGTTCGCGGCTGGCCGAGTCGGTCGAGTCGGCATTTGATCTCGGCAAGGGATTTATCCGCGTGGCGATCGTTGACGAGACGCGCGACGAGAAAAAGTGGAAGGTCCTGCCCTACAGCCTGTTTCGTGCCTGCGAAAGCTGTGGACGCAGCTTTGAAGAACTGGCACCGCACAACTTCTCGTTCAACAGTCCGCTGGGTTGGTGCCCGGTGTGCGAAGGGATCGGGATTCAACAGGGAACGAACCTGGCGGCCCTGATCTCTGATCCGACGCGCCCCCTGTCGCAAGGCGCCGTCAGTGCGTGGCCCGATCCGCTCAAATCCCCCTTGTTCGGACGCATGCTGGGTGCGATGGCCAAGGAATGCGACATCCCGCTGGACGTCCCGTTCTCGCAACTCGATCCGCTACACCAACGCGCGGTGCTGTACGGCACGGGTGAGACCTGGATCTCGTTGTCACTCGATTCCTCCGAGACAACGACGAAATCCAAGTCAAAGTCCGCATCCAAATCGGCGGCCACTGTCCGGTTCCAATACAAGGGGCTCTACCCCGCCATCGAACAAGCGGCCAGCCTGTCGTACGACTTCCGCGCCAAGCTCTATGGCCTGGTTGGTGACGTGCCTTGTTCATCGTGCAACGGCAGTCGTCTGCGAGAAGACGCCAGCGCCGTGAAACTGACCGGAAAAACGCTCAAACAACTTTGTGACTTGCCACTTCGTGAGGCGCTCGAGTTTCTGAACGCACTCAAGATGACGGCGTCGCAAAAGAAGATCGCGGGCGACTTGCTCGTCGAAGCCACATCACGACTGCGGTTCCTCGTCGAAGTCGGCCTGCACTATTTGACGCTTGGGCGTACCTTGCCGACATTGTCGGGCGGCGAGACTCAACGCATTCGGCTCGCCGGGCAAATCGGTCGCGCTCTTACCGGCGTCCTCTATGTGTTAGATGAGCCCACGATTGGACTGCACCCCAGCGACAACAGCCGACTGCTGGCGGCACTGATTAAGCTTCGTGACCTCGGTAATACTGTCGTCATGGTCGAACATGATCGCGAGGTTCTCGAAGCGGCCGACCGCTTGTACGACTTCGGCCCGGGTGCGGGACGGTTTGGCGGAATGATCACCGCCCAGGGCTCGCCACGTGAAATCAAAAAGAGCGAGGATTCGCTCACGGGCAAGTTCCTCTCGGCCCGCGAAGAAATTGTGATTCCGTCCCAGCGGCGGATGCTGCGAAAAGGTACTGAGCCGGCACCGTTGGAAACAACGAAGAGCACACGCAAATCGAAAGCGTCAAAGTCAGAAACCGCTCCAACGGTGGCGATTGCGATTGCACCACCTTCGGCGCCTCAACTGTCTGTGCCCTCCGATTCGATCCTGTTGGAATACGGGCCACCTCCCGGCGGAGGATGGCTCGAACTGCTAGGGGCCCGCCAGCACAATCTGCGAAACGTCGATCTGCGAATTCCTCTCGGCACATTGACCGCCGTGACCGGTGTCAGTGGCAGTGGAAAGAGTTCACTGATTGAAGACACGTTGGCCCGTGTGATCGCCCGCAAACTCCATCGCGCTTCGACACAACCCGGCCCCTTCGACGAACTGATCGGCTTGAATTATCTCAGCAAACTGATCGTCGTCGACCAGCAGCCCCTGGGCACGACTCCGGCCTCAAACCCCGCCACCTATACCGGCGTGTTTGAACATATTCGCGACCTGTATGCACGAATGCCCGAAGCCAAAGTGCGCGGCTACAGCGCCACTCGATTTAGCTTCAATCGAGCAGGGGGGCGCTGCGAAGCGTGCGAAGGGAATGGGCAAAAACTGATCGAGATGCACTTCCTTCCCGATGTCTGGGTCGAATGCGACACCTGTCGCGGGCAGCGATACAACGCGGAAACTCTGTCGGTCCATTATCGAGGCAAGACGATTGCCGACGTGCTTTCGATGTCGATCGGTCAGGCACTCGAACTGTTCGACAACATTCCCAAGATTCGCGGACCGCTCTCGGTCCTCGCCGCGATTGGGCTCGACTATCTGACATTGGGACAACCGGCACCGACCCTCTCGGGCGGCGAGGCCCAACGCGTCAAACTGGCCGCAGAACTGTCGCGTCCGCAAACCGGGAAGACACTCTACCTGCTGGACGAACCGACCACTGGACTGCATTTCGACGATATTCGCAAACTGCTGAAAATTCTGAACAGTCTGGTCGATGCCGGAAACACCGTCGTGGTGATCGAACACAACCTCGACGTGATCAAGACCGCCGACTGGATCATCGACCTGGGTCCACATGCCGGTTCGGAAGGCGGATGGATTGTTGCGGAGGGAACTCCTGAAGACGTCGTCCAGCAGGCGGTTCAGCATCAGGCTGCGACGCGTTCGAACGGTTCGCCTTCGACGAAAGAGCATCACGCGCAGCAAAAGACTCGCGCCACATCGTCAATCACACTTTCCGATACGGATCAGCACCGTAGCCTGACCGGCGAAATCCTCGCGGGCGTTCTCGCCGCCGGCGCTGTCGGCGAACGCGAAACGTTTGATGCAGAAGCCGCCCGAAAGAAAAAGGCCGGCGATCTCGATCCGTCCAAGATCGGCGCGGATGCCAAGATGCCATGGGAAGTTGACGGTCGGAAATGGCATACGGTCGACGGACTGGCAAACAATGGCCGCCCCCGCCGATGGAATGGCGCGATCCTGTCTCGGATCGTCGACGCCTTGGAAGAATCCGAGCAATTCAGTGCGACAAACTGGAACGAGCGCAGTACGGTTGAGATCGCGGCGAAAAAGAAGAGCATCGGCTGGTTCCTGCATGCCTATTCCGGCGATGAATGGCTGGTCACATTCAAGTTTCGAGTGCCCAAGAAATCGTTTGAAGAAGCGGAACTGTCTGCGGACCTGAACCTCAAGGATGTCAATGATCTGGACCATCTGCCGGTCTACAACCGTCAGCCACGGGTCCGAATTCGACCGTCGACGAATGGCCCCTTTGAAGACGTGACGATTTCGATCGTGGAACCGGCGGAGATCGAAACGCCCTCTTTCGAACGATTCTTCCAAACCGCTCAAAAGGCATTCGTCGAACGCGCATCCTCGGAAGCACTCAACCTTGAGGACTTAACCCCCTGGAAAAAGCTCGGACGCAAATGGCACATGATGCGAAAAGGGTTCTTGCAAGGCTCGATCGAATGGGAACCCGCCGTGCTGGAAGAACTCGTCACGCGTCTGGAAGAGATCCTGCCGAATGCAGTCATCGATTGGACACAAAAAGTCATCGTCAACTTTGTGATCGACAAAAAGCCGGTTTTGAATTTGGTGACGAAAAGACCAGCCGCACTAGACCTGACCCTGTTTGTGCCGGCCGGCGCGGTCCAACTCGGCCAGATTGCCAGTTTTGGGACCGACCCTGGAATCAGTTCCCACAAAGTCGGCCTGGATGCCGTCCGAATCCGATTTACGAACGTCAGTCAGGTCAAATCAACTGCATTCCAGACGTTTCTACGAGAACTTTGGTCCAATGTGAAAGCTTAGTTCGGCCGTTCGAGACCGCAGTCGCTTTAATGTTGTGCGAATCGCAATAGAATCACGGCGTCCACATCCTTCGCCTGCTTCAATTGTCGGAAATCTTTGATGCTGCAATTAACGCCCGAAATGTCGACGGCTTTGCTGAACCGCTTGTCGAGTCTCTCGACACCCGTCATCGTCGGCACTGCAGTATTCCACCTGCTGGTGTTCTTCTGGCTGATGGCCTGGGCACGCCGCGATCTGCGCCGCATGGCGCTCGACTTCGATCAGTTCACACGGGAACTGAAATACCGCAGCATCCTGGATCGCGGTTCCAATCTTTCAGATCAGATCGACGCGTTCCTGGCCGACATCAAAGATGTTCTGGACGACCCCGCCAAATCTGCTGAACGTCACAATCTCTGGCTTCGCATGCGCATCCTGGACGAGGAACGTCGCTATCTGCAGTCACATGCGTTCGAAACCTGGTACACAATCTGCCGGACGATGATCGAGGCGTATCCCCTGGCCGGAGTCCTTGGAACGGTCCTCGCCATCGGTGCGGCCCTTCAGTCGGGTCAAGGAAACGCTCAACAGACATTGTCGGACATTGTCCGCAATTTCGGCGAATCGATCTGGTCGACGTTCGCGGGGTTGTTCTCAGCCATGATCCTGATGTTTGTGAACAGTATCGTCGAAACAAAGTTCCGGCGTCTGACCGAAAACCGTCTCCATGTTCGCGAAACCGTGGCACGCGCCAAGCGTGAGTTATCGATCGCCGCGGGAGGCAACGGATGATTCACGTCCGGCGATTGACGCTGCAATTGACGCCGCTGCTTGACCTGCTGCTGATCGTCATGTTCGCGCAGTACATGCAAATGCAGATCACGGCCAAACAAGATACCGATCGGATTACGAAGGAACGCATCCTCGCCGAGAACGAATCCGAAGAGTTGCGTGAACAGGTCGATCGCTGGGAGACGCAACAACGCCAGTTCAATCAGCAGCAACAGGCAGAACGGGTGCTGCTGGGGCAATTGATTCGCGAACTGTTCCACATCCCAGAAGCCGCCATCAACAAAGTCATTCAGCCTCGCAGTAAGAGCGATAGCGGATTGTCGCCCAGTGAAGTCGCGGACCTGAAAGCACGTTTTCAGCAACTGGCCAATTCACGCGGCGATCAAGTCGTTGACCACCTGCTGACGTTCAATGAAATGCGCAAGCAGTTCGACATCTGGGAATTCTACTTGAACGAGGACGGAGAACTGATGGTCACCATCGGGCAGGATCGTCAGGTCGTGAAGTCAAAGGTCATCGAAACGCCCGAAGAATTCGTCGATGCCGCGTTACAAGTGCGCAAGAAATTCCCCCCCACCAAGAATGCCGTGCTGCTGCTCTGCCGGTATGGCGATTGCAGATTAGTCAACAAGCTGGCGATGACGCGCGGTCTTCCCGCCATGGCGTCCCGAATGAGATCCGACGGGCAGGGAACTGTCCATTTCGAGTACGCTGTGTTTGGTTATCGTCCGCAACCGGAACTCGACAAACAATAAACATCCGCTTCGTGGAACGAATGACAACTTGTGGCGCCGCCACTTTGTCCTGAGAGGTTCGCGAGCATCGCCATCCAACAGGTTGGCCCGCTCATCGTGAGTTCATTGAGGTGTCCATTCGGGTGCGAAGTTCCACGAGTTTGAAGCTTCACTAGAAAGTCCCATCATGGCGTATCGTCCCAGCGGACTCTTCCGCACCCGCAATATCCTGGCAGGCGCACTCATTGCAGGCATCTTTTTGGGAGCGTATTTGGGTGACAAATTGGGATTCGGAACCGGTGGCGCCGGTATCTTTGGACTTGGCAAGTCCGGTGACAGCGCCCCAGCAGACTCGAAGCCGGGAAAAACACAGGACGACGCGACGACCGAGAACGCACCGGCCGTTCCCGTACTCGAAGCCACGGCCCCCAAAGCGGTTCGTGTGATGATCGACGATCGACAGTACCTGCTTCGCGAGGGAAATCAGGACACTCCCATCACACTTCCCAAACTGATCTCATTGATCAAACAGGCCCCCGGTGATGACGATGGCTTTCGTGTACGGATCTATCAAAGCATGAATGCACGTGTCTCGGCGGAGGAGCAGCTGAAAGACGCCCTGACTGAAGCCCACATCTCAGACACCGCCGTCTTCTGGGTGCCCTCGACGGTCTCGAAGTAGACGACGCGATACACGCACGGTTTCAAGGACGTCGTCACCAGCCACATCTCGCACAGGATGAATGGACGCCATGAATCGGATCATCTCACTCTCGGTGCTGCTCGCCCTGATTGTCGTGCTGGGCGGCATGTTGTTTCAGGTGATCGCGCCGTTCATACTGCCCTTGTTCCTGGCCGCGGTTCTGGCCGTCATCTGCCAGCCACTCCATCAATTCATTCTACAGAAGGTGGGACACCGGCGGACCATTGCCGCAATTCTCTCCACCTCGACCCTGGTGGCCATGCTGGTCCTTCCACTGGTCATCGTCACCTTCATCTGTGCCATGCAGTTGTACTCGCTCGCAAATCAGCACCTGGACGGCGACTGGCATCGTGGGTTGGACCTGATCTGGAATCGCGGCATCCTGCCGGGAATTGAACGAGTCAAGCCTTACTATCCCGGCGGCCTGTCCGAAGAGCAGCTCGACAATATCAAGAATCAGTTCGCGCAGAACTTGCAGTCGCTGGCGGGACTTGTCGCGGCACGAACCTTTCAGATCGCATCATCCACCGTCGGGATGTTTGTGTCTTTGACGGTCGCCGCGGGAATGTTCATCACCGCACTCTATTATTTTCTAGCCGATGGCCCAGCCTTGATTTCCGCTGCGGAAGAATTAATCCCATTGCCCGTGGACCATCAGCGCCGTCTGTGTGAACGTTTCGCGACCGTGGTGCGAGCAGTCGTCTCTGCGACATTCCTCGCCGCGTTTATTCAGGGTTTCGCCACAGCCGTTGCCATTCAATTCTGCGGCATCGGCTACTTCTGGATTTTCCTGGCCATCGCATCGCTGGCCTCGTTGATTCCATTGGTAGGGGCGTGGATCGTCTGGGCCCCCTGCGTCGCGTGGCTTGCCCTTCAAGGACATTGGACGGCCGCCATTCTGTTG from Schlesneria paludicola DSM 18645 carries:
- a CDS encoding MotA/TolQ/ExbB proton channel family protein, which encodes MLQLTPEMSTALLNRLSSLSTPVIVGTAVFHLLVFFWLMAWARRDLRRMALDFDQFTRELKYRSILDRGSNLSDQIDAFLADIKDVLDDPAKSAERHNLWLRMRILDEERRYLQSHAFETWYTICRTMIEAYPLAGVLGTVLAIGAALQSGQGNAQQTLSDIVRNFGESIWSTFAGLFSAMILMFVNSIVETKFRRLTENRLHVRETVARAKRELSIAAGGNG
- a CDS encoding AI-2E family transporter, translated to MNRIISLSVLLALIVVLGGMLFQVIAPFILPLFLAAVLAVICQPLHQFILQKVGHRRTIAAILSTSTLVAMLVLPLVIVTFICAMQLYSLANQHLDGDWHRGLDLIWNRGILPGIERVKPYYPGGLSEEQLDNIKNQFAQNLQSLAGLVAARTFQIASSTVGMFVSLTVAAGMFITALYYFLADGPALISAAEELIPLPVDHQRRLCERFATVVRAVVSATFLAAFIQGFATAVAIQFCGIGYFWIFLAIASLASLIPLVGAWIVWAPCVAWLALQGHWTAAILLAVWGIAVVSMLDNGVKMYVLQSDADLHPLLAFMSVVGALQVLGLWGIFIGPIVASCLFALVQIFNLELKELAKERRIEPPDDPQSAVTVSTNGASPAAIAPPQAIPAMTVVSPPSQTPKKPRSKRR